A window from Haloarchaeobius amylolyticus encodes these proteins:
- a CDS encoding sensor histidine kinase, which yields MTVFEDRARVGEGLFDAVRAGLVLYDAVDEVVLDGNRAFRQLSGFERETLQGTEMKTLIADDGSNDGETVADFLQQANESGASVTFDTAIETPDGTVVHVVVDAVPDPGEAEDVLLLTVRDDTRRRALKQRAREYRDLVDETMRVGDLGWWEMDVDSGAVRSHPNKVEMLDFDPGGFDHYTDFTELLHPDDYEPTMDAMRELLEGDADLYDIEYRIETADGEYRWYHDVGHVTGWTEEGDPAVVTGIAIDITERRETEQKLRDQREELALLNRLIHHDIRNDMTIVNLCLEILRREFEEHLNRATAASQHTIDLTDSVREVVDVVTEDGEMEREPVHLGRVLEPEVERVRRTFEDARVSLVGDETDVLVAANPMLSSVFGNLLNNAVHHNDKSTPTVLVEVVDEGTTVVVRVADDGPGIPDDLKERIFERGTLSLTSEGSGLGLYIVHKLVSAYGGEVWVTDNEPEGAVVGVRLQKADGESDEE from the coding sequence ATGACAGTATTCGAAGACCGGGCCAGAGTGGGAGAGGGGTTGTTCGACGCCGTCAGAGCCGGATTGGTCCTCTACGACGCTGTCGACGAGGTCGTCCTCGATGGGAACAGGGCGTTCCGGCAGCTATCGGGATTCGAGAGAGAGACGCTTCAGGGAACCGAGATGAAGACGCTCATCGCCGACGACGGTTCGAACGACGGCGAGACCGTCGCCGACTTCCTCCAGCAGGCGAACGAGAGCGGGGCCTCGGTCACGTTCGACACCGCCATCGAGACGCCGGACGGGACCGTCGTCCACGTCGTCGTCGATGCGGTCCCCGACCCCGGCGAGGCCGAGGACGTGCTCCTCCTGACCGTCAGGGACGACACCCGCCGACGGGCACTCAAGCAGCGCGCACGGGAGTACCGGGACCTCGTGGACGAGACGATGCGCGTCGGCGACCTCGGGTGGTGGGAGATGGACGTCGACTCCGGCGCGGTCAGGAGCCACCCGAACAAGGTCGAGATGCTCGACTTCGACCCCGGGGGCTTCGACCACTACACCGACTTCACCGAGCTGTTACACCCCGACGACTACGAGCCGACGATGGACGCGATGCGGGAACTGCTCGAAGGGGACGCCGACCTGTACGACATCGAGTACCGCATCGAGACCGCCGACGGCGAGTATCGCTGGTACCACGACGTGGGACACGTGACGGGGTGGACCGAAGAGGGTGACCCCGCCGTGGTGACAGGTATCGCCATCGACATCACGGAGCGCCGGGAGACTGAGCAGAAACTCCGCGACCAGCGCGAGGAACTCGCCCTGTTGAACCGGCTCATCCACCACGACATCCGGAACGACATGACCATCGTCAACCTCTGTCTGGAGATACTCCGGCGCGAGTTCGAGGAGCACCTGAACCGGGCGACGGCGGCCAGTCAGCACACCATCGACCTCACCGACTCGGTCCGCGAGGTGGTCGACGTGGTCACCGAGGACGGCGAGATGGAACGCGAGCCGGTCCACCTCGGCAGGGTGCTCGAACCGGAGGTAGAACGTGTCAGACGGACCTTCGAGGACGCCCGGGTGAGCCTCGTCGGCGACGAGACCGACGTACTCGTGGCGGCGAACCCGATGCTCTCGTCGGTGTTCGGGAACCTCCTCAACAACGCCGTCCACCACAACGACAAATCGACGCCCACCGTGCTGGTGGAGGTGGTCGACGAGGGCACCACCGTCGTCGTGCGTGTCGCGGACGACGGGCCCGGCATCCCGGACGACCTGAAAGAGCGCATCTTCGAGCGCGGGACGCTCAGTCTCACCAGCGAGGGCTCCGGACTCGGCCTCTACATCGTGCACAAGCTCGTCAGCGCATACGGCGGGGAGGTCTGGGTCACGGACAACGAGCCGGAGGGCGCGGTGGTCGGCGTCCGGTTGCAGAAGGCCGACGGCGAGTCCGACGAGGAGTGA
- a CDS encoding universal stress protein, which yields MFDRLLVPTDGSDVAQNATEYATGLARRFGAEVHLVWVLTEWSPPLGVALPDDTALVEAAEDFLDEAAESVRAEGVDVTTQILESDDGVADEIVDYAESAGVEAIVMGTEGRTGIGRLTLGSTTESVLRQSELPVFTVREETDRMRPTFDRILAPTDGSKPSLAAVDHAASLAVATGATLDILHVMEPAPGWDGVSTGALNDALEEAGENTLDAAIDRVTDLGVSSVERSLVWGVPHSAILRHAEETAADCIVMGTRGRSGLTKELLGSVTQRVVRRSPVPVVGLHGPSAEEQLEE from the coding sequence ATGTTCGATAGGCTCCTCGTCCCGACTGACGGCAGCGACGTCGCGCAGAACGCCACCGAGTACGCCACCGGGCTCGCCAGACGCTTCGGTGCCGAGGTCCACCTGGTGTGGGTGCTCACGGAGTGGTCGCCGCCCCTCGGCGTCGCCCTCCCAGACGACACGGCCCTGGTCGAGGCCGCCGAGGACTTCCTCGACGAGGCGGCCGAATCCGTCCGTGCGGAGGGCGTCGACGTGACGACGCAGATACTCGAATCCGACGACGGCGTCGCCGACGAGATCGTCGACTACGCCGAATCGGCGGGCGTGGAGGCCATCGTGATGGGCACGGAGGGCCGGACCGGCATCGGGCGACTCACCCTCGGGAGCACCACGGAGTCCGTCCTCCGACAGTCCGAACTCCCGGTGTTCACGGTGCGCGAGGAGACCGACCGGATGCGCCCGACCTTCGACCGCATCCTCGCGCCGACCGACGGGAGCAAGCCGTCGCTGGCCGCGGTCGACCACGCCGCGAGCCTCGCGGTCGCCACGGGCGCGACGCTGGACATCCTGCACGTGATGGAGCCCGCCCCGGGCTGGGACGGCGTGAGCACGGGCGCACTGAACGACGCGCTCGAAGAGGCGGGTGAGAACACGCTCGACGCCGCCATCGACCGCGTGACCGACCTCGGCGTCTCCTCGGTCGAGCGGTCGCTGGTCTGGGGTGTGCCCCACTCGGCCATCCTCCGGCACGCCGAGGAGACGGCGGCCGACTGCATCGTGATGGGCACCCGCGGGCGCTCCGGGCTGACGAAGGAGCTGCTCGGGAGCGTCACCCAGCGCGTGGTCCGGCGGTCGCCGGTGCCGGTCGTAGGCCTGCATGGCCCGTCGGCGGAAGAGCAGCTAGAAGAATAG
- the malA gene encoding alpha-amylase MalA, whose amino-acid sequence MHHPGPPRFAEVGDSVELAPRDPDPSGSYTWRVADAPAAATIDVGDDAVEHVTPDVEGTYTFELDAPDGTHQLTVRVYHQSSVERTHVVEREDEPAHASGSGVFGSGEHATTSPEGREGRPRVRLDGAVDGDDLVFSATPKANPQSDADADSLDVEFFVDDRDRDALDGDLTVSGREASVPASAVDDRLRVHAVAIGATHSVADVVDVTRDDSGDLAIARPNDVPQWGKEMTLYEMYVRAFGGEDTQGDADAPPEVAEGPTYDSSSSQFEDEPDVAFRQGDGQVFQRLEERVPEIAEFGLDTIWLTPVLQHDGWAHGYNITDFTSIAEDLGTREDFESFVDTCHEHGVNVLFDLVLNHSAREHPYFQQAQDPADPYHDWYEWDEEGNPGTYFEWEYIANFDYTNLEVRRHLLDVVDQWAEVVDGFRCDMAWAVPRPFWQEIRDRVKSKDSDFLLLDETIPYLPELHELAFDVHFDTTLYHNLRQVGNRQAWGVNVVEAIEGRAETGFPDHANFMLYVENHDETRYVEECGRAATFAAAGALYTLPGIPMLYAGQEIGETWRREEVHWDDVDEALYNHYKTLLETREETPALGPEGDFERVGYESDSNAVVAYAREAEERYVVVLNFGDLPATVHLDEDVVPGDIVYDEAGGHPTTEVEVESVAVFPAAEGGHD is encoded by the coding sequence ATGCACCATCCTGGGCCACCCCGGTTCGCCGAGGTCGGCGATTCGGTCGAGCTGGCGCCGCGTGACCCGGACCCGTCCGGTTCCTACACGTGGCGCGTCGCAGACGCACCGGCAGCTGCAACCATCGACGTGGGTGACGACGCGGTCGAGCACGTCACCCCCGACGTCGAAGGCACCTACACGTTCGAACTCGACGCGCCCGACGGCACGCACCAGTTGACCGTCCGGGTCTACCACCAGAGCAGCGTCGAGCGAACACACGTCGTCGAGCGAGAGGACGAGCCGGCACACGCCAGCGGTTCCGGCGTGTTCGGTTCCGGCGAGCACGCGACCACCAGCCCCGAGGGGCGCGAGGGGCGCCCGCGCGTCCGACTCGACGGCGCGGTCGACGGCGACGACCTCGTCTTCTCGGCGACGCCGAAGGCGAACCCCCAGAGCGACGCCGACGCGGACTCGCTCGACGTCGAGTTCTTCGTGGACGACCGCGACCGTGACGCCCTCGACGGTGACCTGACCGTCTCGGGCCGCGAGGCATCCGTCCCGGCGTCGGCCGTCGACGACCGCCTGCGCGTCCACGCGGTCGCCATCGGCGCGACCCACAGCGTCGCCGACGTGGTCGACGTGACCCGCGACGACTCCGGCGACCTCGCCATCGCCCGGCCGAACGACGTCCCGCAGTGGGGCAAGGAGATGACCCTCTACGAGATGTACGTCCGCGCCTTCGGCGGCGAGGACACGCAGGGCGACGCCGACGCCCCGCCCGAGGTGGCCGAGGGGCCGACCTACGACTCCAGTTCCAGCCAGTTCGAAGACGAACCCGACGTGGCGTTCCGCCAGGGCGACGGGCAGGTCTTCCAGCGCCTCGAGGAGCGCGTGCCCGAGATCGCCGAGTTCGGCCTCGACACCATCTGGCTCACGCCCGTCCTCCAGCACGACGGCTGGGCCCACGGCTACAACATCACGGACTTCACGAGCATCGCCGAGGACCTCGGCACCCGCGAGGACTTCGAGTCCTTCGTCGACACCTGCCACGAGCACGGCGTCAACGTCCTCTTCGACCTCGTGCTCAACCACTCCGCGCGCGAGCACCCGTACTTCCAGCAGGCCCAGGACCCCGCGGACCCGTACCACGACTGGTACGAGTGGGACGAAGAGGGCAACCCCGGCACCTACTTCGAGTGGGAGTACATCGCGAACTTCGACTACACGAACCTCGAGGTGCGCCGGCACCTGCTCGACGTGGTCGACCAGTGGGCCGAGGTCGTCGACGGCTTCCGCTGTGACATGGCGTGGGCGGTCCCCCGCCCGTTCTGGCAGGAGATCCGCGACCGCGTGAAATCGAAGGACAGCGACTTCCTGCTCCTCGACGAGACAATCCCGTACCTCCCGGAACTGCACGAACTCGCGTTCGACGTGCACTTCGACACGACGCTGTACCACAACCTCCGCCAAGTCGGCAACCGCCAGGCGTGGGGCGTCAACGTCGTGGAGGCCATCGAGGGCCGCGCGGAGACCGGCTTCCCGGACCACGCGAACTTCATGCTCTACGTCGAGAACCACGACGAGACGCGCTACGTCGAGGAGTGCGGCCGCGCCGCGACGTTCGCGGCCGCCGGCGCGCTCTACACCCTGCCGGGCATCCCGATGCTCTACGCCGGGCAGGAGATCGGCGAGACGTGGCGCCGCGAGGAGGTCCACTGGGACGACGTGGACGAGGCGCTGTACAACCACTACAAGACGCTGCTCGAGACCCGCGAGGAGACGCCGGCACTCGGCCCCGAGGGCGACTTCGAGCGCGTCGGCTACGAGAGCGACTCGAACGCCGTCGTCGCCTACGCCCGCGAGGCCGAGGAGCGCTACGTCGTCGTGCTGAACTTCGGCGACCTGCCGGCGACGGTCCACCTCGACGAGGACGTCGTCCCCGGCGACATCGTCTACGACGAGGCGGGCGGACACCCAACGACCGAGGTCGAGGTCGAATCGGTCGCGGTGTTCCCGGCCGCGGAGGGTGGCCATGACTGA
- the gghA gene encoding glucosylglycerol hydrolase, with the protein MTDRPVLHEEATEELCGWTREVRAEADDEFRAAQRIAERLGAHLVDGRAEVGFWTPELLDREVPEAAVHLEVLTPTEPVDLTAEETDASFQRTLVETRREGEYTWAVVEGMRAGTRDDLGSLYRLSFETGEGRETITDPVAYSVPFGAYGPAEFYDMDRLDEERADREYFEDLAEKDYATTEDEWNDDVPRFEPSTSMLEIHPGTATEDGSLGGLARKYAEIGEKQRQGEDLTPAERNFVGYDAVQVMPIEPITEHDERDPHFELGVDPAGDAEGAVDATLRRPDMINWGYDIVISAFSAINPAILESRRPDELVDFIATLHNLPEPMTVTFDLALGHADNGGLDLLNDLFFAGPGMYGQHLDYTQPVVRALLLEMQRRKMAFGADAIRVDGAQDFTVWDPEAEEEYHDDEFLAEMDRLTYEVAGQEYRPWMIYEDGRPWPRPDWELASTYRSLIEQHPHSFQWSPVTFAHNTPALLTFWATKWWRVFEVADFGSQWITGVANHDTVRRGTQRRVDDSWDSDAENPYLGDSLPEVIDRAYDNPASGMLFHAFLPGVPMDFLNANMRGPWGFIRDTDETWDVKVVAEEANFLDWQVPDGLYEESDYFPRLKSLGFETKDELKDFVDALERFVDATDYDLELIGTLFDEMGVPLEDTSPEGLHEFADSWMKDVQAYANLSNWHAKQDDERTAFDRGVREFRQDRPWLRTDIDVHGDETFDYIHPTEGTVCYFGYRRAPDASEELLFVANMEGTPVTVTPTNLPDDCPEEGWELALAAPGVDEESVAAAGETTLADSEAVLFRREP; encoded by the coding sequence ATGACTGACCGCCCCGTCCTCCACGAGGAGGCGACCGAGGAACTCTGCGGGTGGACCCGCGAGGTGCGGGCCGAGGCCGACGACGAGTTCCGCGCCGCCCAGCGCATCGCGGAACGACTCGGCGCGCACCTGGTCGACGGCCGGGCAGAGGTCGGCTTCTGGACGCCCGAACTGCTCGACCGGGAGGTTCCCGAGGCTGCAGTGCATCTGGAGGTGCTGACCCCGACCGAACCGGTCGACCTCACCGCCGAGGAGACCGACGCCTCGTTCCAGCGCACCCTGGTCGAGACGCGCCGCGAGGGCGAGTACACCTGGGCGGTCGTCGAGGGCATGCGCGCCGGCACGCGCGACGACCTCGGGTCGCTCTACCGGCTCTCCTTCGAGACGGGCGAGGGTCGCGAGACCATCACCGACCCGGTCGCGTACTCGGTTCCCTTCGGCGCCTACGGCCCGGCCGAGTTCTACGACATGGACCGGCTGGACGAGGAGCGCGCCGACCGCGAGTACTTCGAGGACCTCGCCGAGAAGGACTACGCCACGACCGAGGACGAGTGGAACGACGACGTGCCCCGGTTCGAGCCCTCCACGAGCATGCTGGAGATACACCCGGGCACCGCCACGGAAGACGGTAGCCTCGGCGGGCTCGCCCGCAAGTACGCCGAGATCGGCGAGAAACAGCGCCAGGGCGAGGACCTGACTCCGGCCGAACGCAACTTCGTCGGCTACGACGCGGTGCAGGTCATGCCCATCGAGCCCATCACGGAACACGACGAGCGCGACCCGCACTTCGAGCTGGGCGTCGACCCGGCCGGGGACGCCGAGGGTGCGGTCGACGCGACCCTCCGGCGCCCCGACATGATAAACTGGGGCTACGACATCGTCATCAGCGCGTTCTCGGCCATCAACCCGGCCATCCTCGAGTCCCGCCGGCCCGACGAACTCGTGGACTTCATCGCCACGCTGCACAATCTCCCGGAGCCGATGACGGTCACGTTCGACCTCGCGCTGGGCCACGCCGACAACGGCGGTCTCGACCTGCTCAACGACCTCTTCTTCGCCGGCCCCGGAATGTACGGCCAGCACCTCGACTACACCCAGCCGGTCGTCAGGGCGCTCCTGCTGGAGATGCAGCGCCGCAAGATGGCGTTCGGCGCCGACGCCATCCGCGTCGACGGCGCACAGGACTTCACGGTCTGGGACCCCGAGGCCGAGGAGGAGTACCACGACGACGAGTTCCTCGCCGAGATGGACCGGCTGACCTACGAGGTCGCCGGCCAGGAGTACCGGCCGTGGATGATATACGAGGACGGCCGGCCGTGGCCGCGCCCGGACTGGGAACTCGCCTCCACCTACCGGAGCTTAATCGAGCAGCACCCGCACTCGTTCCAGTGGAGTCCCGTCACCTTCGCGCACAACACGCCCGCCCTGCTCACCTTCTGGGCGACGAAGTGGTGGCGCGTCTTCGAGGTCGCGGACTTCGGCTCGCAGTGGATCACCGGCGTCGCCAACCACGACACGGTCCGCCGGGGCACCCAGCGCCGGGTCGACGACTCGTGGGACTCCGACGCGGAGAACCCTTACCTCGGCGACTCCCTGCCGGAGGTCATCGACCGCGCCTACGACAACCCGGCGTCGGGGATGCTGTTCCACGCCTTCCTGCCGGGCGTCCCGATGGACTTCCTCAACGCCAACATGCGCGGCCCCTGGGGCTTCATCCGCGACACCGACGAGACGTGGGACGTGAAGGTCGTCGCCGAGGAGGCGAACTTCCTCGACTGGCAAGTCCCCGACGGCCTGTACGAGGAGTCCGACTACTTCCCGCGCCTGAAGTCGCTCGGCTTCGAGACGAAGGACGAACTCAAGGACTTCGTCGACGCGCTCGAACGCTTCGTCGATGCGACCGACTACGACCTCGAACTCATCGGTACCCTGTTCGACGAGATGGGTGTCCCCCTCGAGGACACGAGCCCCGAGGGCCTGCACGAGTTCGCCGACTCCTGGATGAAGGACGTCCAGGCGTACGCGAACCTCTCGAACTGGCACGCGAAACAGGACGACGAGCGCACCGCCTTCGACCGCGGGGTGCGCGAGTTCCGCCAGGACCGTCCGTGGCTCCGAACCGACATCGACGTCCATGGCGACGAGACGTTCGACTACATCCACCCGACCGAGGGCACGGTCTGCTACTTCGGCTACCGCCGCGCCCCCGACGCGAGCGAGGAACTGCTGTTCGTCGCTAACATGGAGGGGACGCCCGTGACGGTCACGCCGACCAACCTGCCCGACGACTGTCCCGAGGAGGGCTGGGAGCTGGCGCTGGCCGCCCCCGGCGTCGACGAGGAATCGGTCGCTGCGGCCGGCGAGACGACGCTGGCCGACAGCGAGGCGGTGCTGTTCCGGCGCGAACCCTGA
- a CDS encoding efflux RND transporter permease subunit, whose product MSQDNLVRRVAGLVVDRPAAVVVAFLVVTAGFATGLPAVSTDAGTEGFTEDLPSTNALEKVEGLFEPPFDPPEGTTQLIQSSQNVLAKPSLLRMLATLERIESDPGFRVKSTSSAASLVAQQLDPDATTPEAQTEAVEGATPAEIARAVDRAGENPAFRALLSDDYNERAGSAGATIAIVTHALPAEPPSAGSGTDDPLTPLQERMQHVVSADIVVFGSGILAAETGTVIADSLLIIVPAASLLILTFLLYAYRDPADLALGVISLAMTIVWTFGFLGLAGIAFTQLLVAVPPLLLAVGIDFGIHVVNRYREERVKGRSPTVSMDIAGRQLLVAFFIVTGTTVIGFAANATSSLKPIADFGITAAIGITFTFLVFGVFLPAAKVLVDTQRDRLGIPAFGQRPLGQEGSRLGAVLPVGVVIARRAPGIFLVLVLLLAGVSANYGAGIDTTFSEDDFLPRTDQPVYITSLPEPFKPGVYTTPETIDFLEENFESAEDDVVIVLVEGPLTEDYALESIQRAGENPPTTLVVDRRDARAESIVTVIRQYAARDPEFAALVARNDLDGNGIPDDGLDQVYDALLDSPVRDTALTYLTDDYRSARIVYRVESDAEQDVVAGDAVTVAERHRLQATATGTIVVFQAVSGLIFETAVESLVIALALTAVFLVFIYRVTLGMGSLGIVNLVPIAVSIAFIAGSMRFLGIPFNALTATVFSVALGLGIDYSAHVIHRVAEELAETGDVFAALENTTRGTGGALTGSMLTTVSGIGVLGLAITPILGQFGLVVALSVFYSYLASIVVTPAAVVVWARLLEAWRAARFGRPARARA is encoded by the coding sequence ATGAGCCAGGACAACCTCGTGCGTCGGGTCGCCGGGCTGGTCGTCGACCGCCCCGCCGCGGTCGTCGTCGCGTTCCTCGTCGTGACCGCCGGGTTCGCGACCGGGCTGCCCGCGGTCTCGACCGACGCGGGGACCGAGGGCTTCACCGAGGATCTGCCCTCGACGAACGCCCTGGAGAAGGTCGAGGGGCTGTTCGAGCCGCCGTTCGACCCGCCCGAGGGCACGACCCAGTTGATACAGTCGAGCCAGAACGTGCTCGCGAAGCCGTCGCTCCTGCGGATGCTCGCGACGCTCGAACGCATCGAGAGCGACCCTGGCTTCCGGGTGAAGTCCACCTCGAGCGCGGCGAGCCTCGTCGCCCAGCAGCTCGACCCCGACGCGACCACGCCGGAGGCACAGACCGAGGCGGTCGAGGGGGCGACGCCGGCCGAGATCGCCCGGGCGGTCGACCGGGCCGGCGAGAACCCCGCGTTCCGTGCGCTCCTGAGCGACGACTACAACGAGCGTGCCGGGTCGGCTGGAGCGACCATCGCCATCGTCACACACGCGCTGCCGGCCGAGCCGCCCTCCGCGGGGAGTGGTACCGACGACCCCCTGACCCCCCTGCAGGAGCGCATGCAACACGTCGTCTCGGCAGACATCGTCGTCTTCGGGAGTGGGATACTCGCGGCCGAGACAGGGACCGTCATCGCGGACTCGCTGCTCATCATCGTCCCGGCGGCGAGCCTGCTCATCCTCACGTTCCTGCTCTACGCCTACCGCGACCCGGCCGACCTCGCGCTCGGGGTCATCTCGCTGGCGATGACGATCGTCTGGACGTTCGGGTTCCTCGGGCTGGCGGGCATCGCGTTCACCCAGTTGCTCGTCGCGGTGCCGCCTCTCCTGCTCGCGGTCGGCATCGACTTCGGTATCCACGTGGTGAACCGCTACCGCGAGGAACGTGTGAAGGGCCGCTCGCCGACCGTATCGATGGACATCGCGGGCCGGCAACTGCTGGTGGCCTTCTTCATCGTCACCGGGACGACCGTCATCGGGTTCGCGGCGAACGCGACGAGCAGCCTCAAACCCATCGCCGACTTCGGCATCACCGCCGCCATCGGCATCACCTTCACCTTTCTCGTCTTCGGGGTGTTCCTGCCGGCGGCGAAGGTGCTGGTCGACACCCAGCGCGACCGACTCGGCATCCCCGCCTTCGGCCAGCGCCCGCTCGGACAGGAGGGCTCTCGACTCGGCGCGGTGCTGCCGGTCGGCGTGGTCATCGCCCGGCGTGCGCCCGGCATCTTCCTCGTCCTCGTGTTGCTGCTGGCCGGCGTCTCGGCGAACTACGGCGCCGGCATCGACACGACGTTCTCCGAGGACGACTTCCTCCCGCGGACCGACCAGCCGGTGTACATCACGAGCCTGCCCGAACCGTTCAAGCCGGGCGTCTACACCACACCAGAGACCATCGACTTCCTCGAGGAGAACTTCGAATCCGCCGAGGACGACGTGGTCATCGTGCTGGTCGAGGGGCCACTCACCGAGGACTACGCGCTCGAGTCCATCCAGCGCGCCGGGGAGAACCCGCCGACCACGCTCGTCGTGGACCGCCGCGACGCCAGAGCCGAGAGCATCGTCACGGTCATCCGGCAGTACGCGGCCCGGGACCCCGAGTTCGCCGCCCTCGTCGCCCGGAACGACCTCGACGGGAACGGCATCCCGGACGACGGCCTCGACCAGGTGTACGACGCGCTGCTCGACTCCCCGGTCCGCGACACCGCCCTGACCTACCTCACCGACGACTACCGGAGCGCCCGCATCGTCTACCGCGTCGAGTCCGACGCCGAGCAGGACGTGGTCGCCGGCGACGCCGTCACCGTCGCGGAGCGCCACCGACTGCAGGCGACCGCCACCGGGACCATCGTCGTCTTCCAGGCCGTCTCCGGGCTCATCTTCGAGACGGCCGTCGAGAGCCTCGTCATCGCGCTCGCGCTCACCGCGGTCTTCCTCGTGTTCATCTACCGCGTCACGCTCGGCATGGGGTCGCTCGGCATCGTCAACCTCGTCCCCATCGCCGTCAGCATCGCGTTCATCGCGGGGTCGATGCGGTTCCTCGGTATCCCGTTCAACGCGCTGACCGCGACGGTCTTCTCGGTGGCGCTGGGCCTCGGCATCGACTACTCCGCCCACGTCATCCACCGCGTCGCCGAGGAACTGGCGGAGACCGGCGACGTGTTCGCCGCGCTGGAGAACACCACCCGCGGGACCGGCGGCGCGCTGACGGGCAGCATGCTCACCACGGTCTCGGGCATCGGCGTGCTCGGCCTCGCCATCACACCCATCCTCGGCCAGTTCGGCCTCGTCGTCGCCCTGAGCGTCTTCTACTCGTACCTCGCCTCCATCGTGGTCACCCCGGCCGCGGTGGTCGTCTGGGCCCGCCTCCTCGAGGCGTGGCGGGCCGCGCGCTTCGGCCGGCCCGCCCGGGCCCGCGCGTGA